The DNA window GGCAACAAACGAAATTCCTTGGCGTCCAGAAATTCCGCTTTCCAAATAAGTGGAAGCTGCGTCTGAAAATTGCTAACCCACTCGCCAGCGCGGGCCTGGATTTCAACCATCTGGGTCTGCAGCTTCTCCGCACGGTCCTGTACATCCGTCACTTTTCGGCCCACGGCAGTGACATTCTTGCGCATGGCCTGCACATCATCCCGCACGACCTTGTCAAGACCGGTCGCCCATTTACGATCCAGATCCTCCTGCAGGGTCGCGACCGTGACCGCTTTTGCCCGCACCTCTTTGACCAGCGCCTCCAAGGGCTGCGACTCCTTGGCCAGGGTCAATTGCAGATATGTGGCCTCGGCCAGGGCCACGCGCATGTCGTAAGGGTTCGTCTTGACCATGCGCGCCATGACCTCAATGGTCTGCAAGCGCGTTTGAGCGGTTTCGATGGCGGCCTTGAATCCCGCCTCCTGCCTGTCCAGTTCCGCCTGCAGCAGATCCACGTCCCGTTGCAGACTGTCAATTTCCTTGGCCTTGGTTTGAAAAAAAGAGGAGAGCACCGTCACGCTCTCGGAAACAGGCTGCGCCTCCTCGGCTCTGCCCGGATTTCCCGTACAGAAAAGGCTCGCAAACAGAACCGCCAAAACCAATATCTTCATTTTCATAAATTCCTCGAACAAAGAGGCCACCCGTTCCCGAATGGCCTCTTTCGCAGTGTGCCGTCAGATTTACAGGTATCCCCAGGTCTTGAGCCTGGAATAGGCGTGCTGGGCCATTTCGCCCTGGGTCACTACCTTCAGGTAGCGATGGTATTCCTGGGCGGCACTTTGTTTGTTCTTCATGCCCTCGTAAGAAAATCCCTTCATGAAAACCGTCGTCGGATTGCCGGGCAGGAGCCGCTCATAGGATGAAAAATCCGCCAGGGCGCTTGCGTAATCCTTGTCCAAGATTGAGGCCACACCATGCAGGTGCTGGGCTTGAGCCTCGGTGGGATAGACCCGTCTCGCCCTGTCCGCATAATCCGCCGCGGCTTTTCCCTTTTTTTGGGCAATCAGGCACTTGGACATCATGACAAGGCCCGCGTAGTCATTTGGAGAAAGCTTGAGCCCGTCGCTGTACAACCCTTGTGCGACGGCATATTCCCTGGCGCCCATGGCCTTGTCGCCTTCCTGAAAGCGCTTGAACATGGGGGCGAGCTTGCGCAGCCGGGCCGTGGAATCCATGTAACGCTCCCTGTAGACCGGAAGATTCTGGCTCCCCCCGAAACGGGTGCGCGCGCGGGCCACGGCGGTGTCGTAGCGCTCGGTGCTCATGGGGTGCGACGAGAACATGGCTTCTATGGCGCTGGGCTGGCTCCTGCCCATGGAGCGCAGCACGTCCATGAGCCCGACCATGCCCTGGGGAGAATACCCGGCCCCGACCATGTATTCCATGCCCAGATCGTCGGCCTGCCGCTCATCCTCGCGGCTGTACTTGGCCAGAAAAAGACTTGCGCCGAGGCCGCCCACGGTCCCGGCCAGATTGCCAAGACTCTGGCTGGCCGACCCCGCGATGAGCGAAGCGCCACCGACCAACGCGCCGAGAATCTTGCTCTTGGACATGCGTGCCGCCGTATGCCTTGCGTTGACGTGCCCGAGTTCATGGCCGATCAGACCGGCCAGCTCGGCTTCGTTGTCCAGTTCGGCCAGGATGCCACGCGTAATGGCGATGCTTCCTCCGGGAAAGGCATAGGCGTTGACGTAGGTCGCGTTCACCACGTTGAACCTGTAGGGCATGTGCGAGCGATGCGTGACCCGAGCCAGACGGGCCCCCACGCCGCCGACATAACCGTTCAGGGCTGCATCCTGACTCACGCCGTAGTCGGCTGAAAACTGGTGAGGCGCGTTGACCTTGTCGATCTGGATTTCCTCGCCCTCTCCCATGAGCATGAGCTGGCTTTGCCCGGTCACGGGGTTTGCCGCGCAGCCCGCCACGGCCGTGGACACGGTGGCCAGGGCGGCAAGCTTG is part of the Deltaproteobacteria bacterium HGW-Deltaproteobacteria-18 genome and encodes:
- a CDS encoding peptidase M48 Ste24p, which translates into the protein MTSIFDDRAYRGTLNRRDFIKLAALATVSTAVAGCAANPVTGQSQLMLMGEGEEIQIDKVNAPHQFSADYGVSQDAALNGYVGGVGARLARVTHRSHMPYRFNVVNATYVNAYAFPGGSIAITRGILAELDNEAELAGLIGHELGHVNARHTAARMSKSKILGALVGGASLIAGSASQSLGNLAGTVGGLGASLFLAKYSREDERQADDLGMEYMVGAGYSPQGMVGLMDVLRSMGRSQPSAIEAMFSSHPMSTERYDTAVARARTRFGGSQNLPVYRERYMDSTARLRKLAPMFKRFQEGDKAMGAREYAVAQGLYSDGLKLSPNDYAGLVMMSKCLIAQKKGKAAADYADRARRVYPTEAQAQHLHGVASILDKDYASALADFSSYERLLPGNPTTVFMKGFSYEGMKNKQSAAQEYHRYLKVVTQGEMAQHAYSRLKTWGYL